Proteins found in one Oxyura jamaicensis isolate SHBP4307 breed ruddy duck unplaced genomic scaffold, BPBGC_Ojam_1.0 oxyUn_random_OJ71293, whole genome shotgun sequence genomic segment:
- the HMGA1 gene encoding high mobility group protein HMG-I/HMG-Y isoform X2: MSEAGAKSSQALASKGEKDASEKRGRGRPRKKPQEPSEAPTPKRPRGRPKGSKNKATPKGRKAAVTPGRKPRGRPKKSVSGLFPSSSSSLILAGCWALGGAQPPR, encoded by the exons ATGAGCGAAGCCGGCGCCAAGTCCAGCCAGGCCCTGGCCTCCAAGGGGGAGAAGGACGCCTCGGAGAAGAGGGGCCGGGGACGGCCCAGGAAGAAGCCGCAG GAGCCCAGCGAAGCCCCGACCCCCAAGAGACCCCGCGGACGGCCGAAGGGCAGTAAAAACAAGGCCACCCCAAAAGGCAGG AAAGCTGCAGTCACACCAGGGAGAAAACCTCGAGGCCGACCCAAAAAATCGGTGAGTgggcttttcccttcctcctcttcctcactgaTCCTGGCAGGATGCTGGGCACTGGGGGGGGCACAACCACCCCGCTAA
- the HMGA1 gene encoding high mobility group protein HMG-I/HMG-Y isoform X1 — protein MSEAGAKSSQALASKGEKDASEKRGRGRPRKKPQQEPSEAPTPKRPRGRPKGSKNKATPKGRKAAVTPGRKPRGRPKKSVSGLFPSSSSSLILAGCWALGGAQPPR, from the exons ATGAGCGAAGCCGGCGCCAAGTCCAGCCAGGCCCTGGCCTCCAAGGGGGAGAAGGACGCCTCGGAGAAGAGGGGCCGGGGACGGCCCAGGAAGAAGCCGCAG CAGGAGCCCAGCGAAGCCCCGACCCCCAAGAGACCCCGCGGACGGCCGAAGGGCAGTAAAAACAAGGCCACCCCAAAAGGCAGG AAAGCTGCAGTCACACCAGGGAGAAAACCTCGAGGCCGACCCAAAAAATCGGTGAGTgggcttttcccttcctcctcttcctcactgaTCCTGGCAGGATGCTGGGCACTGGGGGGGGCACAACCACCCCGCTAA